From a single Paenibacillus sp. FSL R5-0345 genomic region:
- a CDS encoding ABC transporter ATP-binding protein, with protein sequence MTAIQVQDLRKTFKVQKNREGLKGAFADLFKREYTEVTAVKDISFSIPEGEICGYIGENGAGKSTTIKMLTGILVPTSGNLSVGGYVPYLEREKFVKNIGVVFGQRSQLWWDIGVIESFQLLRKVYRVSEQDFKKRLDELVERLQLQELLNRPVRKLSLGQRMRCELVAALLHNPSIVFLDEPTIGLDIVVKSEIREFLKDMNREHGTTILLTTHDLQDIEALCSRVIMLDDGRIIYDGGLEDLKQRWGTGREVQFQFGNATKRQLLELWTEGMPVTWSAENDLGASVWIPLDINVSDVLGRVVGKADITDIKIIETNTDDIVRSIYQSGSADKPEKQAAALKDEREALHV encoded by the coding sequence ATGACTGCTATTCAAGTACAAGACTTACGTAAAACATTTAAAGTGCAAAAAAACCGCGAAGGTCTCAAAGGGGCCTTCGCTGATTTGTTTAAAAGGGAGTATACGGAAGTAACTGCGGTGAAGGATATATCCTTTTCCATTCCCGAAGGTGAGATTTGTGGTTATATCGGTGAGAACGGTGCTGGAAAATCAACTACGATCAAGATGCTCACGGGTATTCTCGTACCCACTTCAGGAAATCTTTCGGTGGGTGGTTATGTTCCTTATTTGGAGCGCGAGAAATTCGTGAAGAATATCGGTGTGGTGTTTGGGCAACGCAGCCAGCTATGGTGGGACATTGGGGTCATTGAATCCTTCCAGCTGCTGCGCAAGGTATACCGGGTATCTGAACAAGACTTCAAGAAACGGCTTGATGAATTGGTCGAACGCTTGCAGCTGCAAGAACTACTGAATCGTCCCGTTCGTAAGCTTAGTCTCGGTCAGCGGATGCGTTGTGAATTAGTAGCAGCATTGCTTCATAATCCGTCGATTGTATTTCTGGATGAACCGACCATTGGCTTAGATATTGTGGTGAAATCAGAGATCCGTGAATTTCTTAAAGATATGAACCGTGAGCATGGGACAACCATCCTGCTGACTACACATGATTTGCAAGACATTGAAGCCCTTTGTTCCCGGGTGATTATGCTTGATGATGGCCGTATCATTTATGACGGAGGACTGGAAGACCTGAAGCAACGTTGGGGAACCGGACGTGAAGTTCAATTTCAATTCGGGAATGCAACGAAACGGCAACTGCTTGAGCTTTGGACTGAAGGGATGCCGGTTACTTGGTCTGCAGAGAACGATCTTGGAGCATCGGTTTGGATACCGCTGGATATAAATGTTTCCGATGTTTTGGGACGGGTAGTAGGGAAAGCTGACATTACTGATATCAAAATTATTGAGACGAATACGGACGATATTGTTCGCAGTATTTATCAATCCGGGTCTGCGGATAAACCAGAGAAACAAGCTGCCGCTCTGAAGGATGAAAGAGAGGCTTTACATGTCTGA
- a CDS encoding GTP cyclohydrolase II codes for MTKPDIISILQNKITRIPLANSTNILVGPITLPVNLDGETVTFKWYNWLNTTDAELLKGDSNEATAALISKLPSMSLADGQQSSVLVYGDFEDSDEALIRMHSICHTGDIFGSKRCDCGFQLHQSMKMIVEHGSGALFYLANHEGRGIGLFSKSLAYLLQEEGYDTVEANLELGFVDDSRNYEEAISVLQHLRHKPVTLITNNPKKLEALKAAGMNAVKRVALWGDVSSFNEKYLRTKVARSGHLEAVKDTNPIAGRLAK; via the coding sequence ATGACAAAACCAGATATTATTTCAATCCTACAAAATAAAATTACTCGTATTCCTTTAGCAAACAGTACAAATATATTGGTTGGACCGATTACTTTACCTGTGAATTTAGACGGAGAGACTGTTACTTTTAAATGGTACAACTGGTTGAACACTACAGATGCAGAGCTTCTTAAAGGGGACAGCAATGAAGCAACCGCCGCTTTGATTTCCAAGTTACCATCCATGAGCCTTGCAGATGGACAACAATCCAGTGTGTTAGTATATGGTGATTTCGAGGATTCCGATGAAGCATTAATTCGGATGCACAGCATTTGCCATACCGGAGATATTTTTGGAAGTAAACGTTGTGATTGTGGCTTTCAGTTACATCAGTCCATGAAAATGATCGTAGAGCATGGCTCAGGTGCGTTATTTTATCTGGCTAACCATGAAGGCAGAGGCATTGGACTGTTCAGTAAATCTTTAGCGTATCTTTTACAAGAAGAAGGATACGATACAGTTGAGGCTAATTTGGAGTTGGGTTTTGTTGATGATTCTAGAAATTATGAAGAAGCGATTAGTGTTCTACAACATCTACGTCATAAACCAGTCACACTAATTACGAACAATCCGAAGAAACTGGAAGCTCTTAAGGCAGCTGGAATGAACGCTGTGAAAAGAGTAGCGCTATGGGGAGATGTATCTTCGTTTAATGAGAAATACTTGCGTACCAAAGTGGCTCGTTCAGGACATTTAGAGGCAGTAAAAGATACAAATCCAATCGCAGGAAGACTGGCTAAGTAA
- a CDS encoding GNAT family N-acetyltransferase, with protein sequence MKLYMEKLNADAARNILSWRYEQPYDFYNNEQTPEAISEMLAESYFSIFDDNKELVGFFCTGSSAQVPNKSYTYSQGFIDIGLGMRPEFTGQGNGTLFFTAVLSKMDSMFGKSSKRLTVAKFNERAIRLYEKLGFSRETEFLKGSTVFIVMVKVKA encoded by the coding sequence ATGAAACTTTACATGGAAAAGCTGAATGCTGATGCTGCTAGGAATATATTAAGCTGGCGATATGAACAACCTTATGATTTTTACAACAATGAACAAACGCCTGAAGCCATAAGTGAAATGCTTGCTGAATCATATTTTTCCATATTTGATGATAATAAAGAGTTAGTAGGGTTCTTCTGTACAGGAAGCTCAGCGCAGGTTCCAAATAAGTCATATACATATTCTCAGGGGTTTATAGACATTGGATTAGGGATGAGACCAGAATTTACAGGGCAGGGAAATGGGACTCTATTTTTCACAGCTGTTCTAAGTAAAATGGATTCAATGTTCGGGAAAAGCTCAAAACGTCTGACAGTGGCAAAGTTTAATGAAAGAGCGATACGTTTGTATGAGAAATTGGGATTTAGCCGGGAAACTGAATTTTTAAAAGGAAGTACTGTATTTATTGTTATGGTTAAGGTTAAAGCTTGA
- the mraY gene encoding phospho-N-acetylmuramoyl-pentapeptide-transferase, with protein sequence MFGIMAISGLSFFLVAMFTPLLIRTLHRLGLTQPIRSELPADHQAKRGTPLMAGLVLLIGIAISLQFHPGPLMLLLCVTFLLFSSVGFLDDFKKAFWQNPSGITGRTKLVLQFIFTGSILYVLFHSFGLTSDIGLFQGHYLQLPLYLYVGIILLFVVGSANAINFTDGLDGLLINVAIPTYFFFFMISDKPEVQTFSLVMIGCLLGLFLYNIYPARAFMGDTGSLAIGGSLSILAVIEKVELLIPILFFVYFAEQLSVILQVWYYKRTKLRLFRMAPIHYHFSLKYGWSENKIVMIFGFISWVSVLLCWLIWKFLMH encoded by the coding sequence ATGTTTGGAATTATGGCTATTTCCGGCCTGTCTTTTTTTCTAGTGGCGATGTTTACGCCGCTGTTGATCAGGACGCTACACAGGCTGGGGCTAACGCAGCCGATTCGCTCCGAGCTACCAGCAGATCATCAGGCCAAACGTGGTACACCGCTTATGGCAGGGCTGGTCCTGCTTATCGGGATAGCGATCTCGTTACAGTTTCATCCCGGACCTCTAATGTTACTCTTATGCGTCACGTTTTTGTTGTTCAGCTCAGTCGGATTTCTGGATGATTTCAAAAAGGCTTTTTGGCAAAATCCGTCCGGCATCACCGGTCGCACAAAGCTAGTGTTGCAATTTATTTTTACTGGATCCATTTTGTACGTGTTGTTCCATTCGTTCGGCCTGACGAGCGATATTGGGTTATTTCAAGGGCACTATTTGCAATTGCCTTTGTATCTTTATGTCGGAATCATTTTGCTGTTTGTGGTGGGCTCCGCAAATGCCATCAATTTTACCGACGGTCTTGATGGGCTACTGATCAATGTGGCCATTCCGACGTATTTTTTCTTTTTTATGATTTCGGACAAACCTGAAGTGCAGACATTTTCCCTTGTCATGATCGGCTGTCTGCTTGGGCTTTTCCTTTATAATATTTATCCGGCAAGAGCTTTTATGGGCGATACAGGATCACTGGCGATCGGTGGCTCCCTTTCCATTTTAGCTGTCATTGAGAAGGTCGAGCTCTTGATTCCGATTTTGTTTTTCGTCTATTTTGCAGAGCAGTTGTCGGTCATATTACAAGTTTGGTACTATAAACGAACTAAGCTGCGGCTGTTCCGAATGGCTCCGATTCATTACCATTTCAGCTTAAAATACGGATGGAGCGAAAACAAAATCGTGATGATTTTCGGTTTTATTTCGTGGGTATCCGTACTGCTTTGCTGGTTAATTTGGAAATTTCTCATGCACTAA
- a CDS encoding ABC transporter permease, with amino-acid sequence MKSRLTYRADFWVEVISDLLFQATNFIFILVIFMHTDSLGGWNQNEVVFVYGFFMVPFGVFSCFVNLWGFSERYIVKGEMDRILTRPAHNLFQIFLENVDPPALMGSFIGIIIMAISGSNLGLPFEWWTIPALIILTLSAVAIYTGIYTTLTSLSFYSDAPTGILPLMYNIQTYGRYPVTIYNRAIQVLLTWIIPFAFVGVYPAALFLQREEMTNLALLTPVVGAIFLGIGLLAWSYGVRRYKGAGS; translated from the coding sequence ATGAAGTCCCGGCTCACCTATCGTGCAGACTTTTGGGTAGAGGTCATATCAGATTTACTTTTCCAGGCCACCAACTTTATCTTTATTCTGGTGATTTTCATGCATACGGATAGCCTAGGCGGTTGGAATCAGAACGAAGTAGTGTTCGTGTATGGATTCTTTATGGTGCCTTTTGGGGTGTTTAGTTGTTTTGTGAATCTATGGGGATTTAGTGAGCGTTACATCGTTAAAGGTGAGATGGACCGTATTCTGACACGCCCAGCGCATAATTTATTCCAGATCTTTTTGGAAAATGTTGATCCACCAGCACTAATGGGCTCTTTCATAGGTATTATTATTATGGCTATTAGTGGCAGTAATCTGGGTCTTCCCTTTGAATGGTGGACGATACCAGCTCTGATCATTCTTACGTTAAGTGCCGTCGCCATCTATACTGGGATTTATACAACATTGACTTCATTGTCTTTCTATTCGGATGCTCCTACGGGCATTCTTCCGTTAATGTATAACATTCAGACTTATGGCCGTTATCCGGTAACGATCTACAATCGGGCTATTCAGGTACTACTCACGTGGATCATACCGTTTGCATTCGTCGGAGTCTATCCGGCAGCGCTCTTCCTACAGCGAGAAGAGATGACAAACCTTGCTCTCTTGACGCCAGTTGTAGGTGCGATATTCCTTGGAATTGGTCTGTTAGCTTGGAGTTATGGCGTTAGAAGATATAAGGGAGCCGGATCTTAA
- a CDS encoding MFS transporter gives MKKINPLLIIILALGVFGIITTEMGIIGVLPQITHKFNITTSQTGWLVSIFALVVAISGPFLTLLASGINRKVILLTAVLIFAISNIVYAYTTMFEVMLIFRIIPAIFHPVFFSVALVTAAQLVPPDKSTKAVTKVFAGITVGFAFGVPLTSYLADKISLEVGFLFGAVVSIIAFLGILAWLPSMPVKEKMSYGKQLGILRKPLLWLNIVTVIFIFAAMFSVYSYFAEYLGQVTHMNGSWISIMLMTFGIVMIFGNFLFGGLLHKSIPKTVIMFPLLYAVTYFYVYFLGSYFIPMIIIIIIWGVVHSGGLIISQAWLTSETKEAPEFGNSLFISFSNLGITIGTSIGGWFISRSGIHELIWIGIIFSLLAFLSIIIKIKISNLNVAEAKLGD, from the coding sequence ATGAAAAAGATTAACCCGTTGCTTATCATTATTCTGGCTTTAGGTGTATTTGGTATTATCACTACGGAAATGGGGATTATAGGTGTTCTACCACAGATAACTCATAAATTTAATATAACGACTTCACAGACTGGATGGCTTGTAAGTATATTTGCTTTGGTCGTTGCCATTTCTGGTCCATTTCTAACATTACTGGCTTCTGGTATTAATCGTAAAGTTATTCTATTAACGGCTGTACTTATTTTTGCGATTTCAAACATTGTGTATGCTTATACGACCATGTTTGAAGTAATGCTTATTTTCCGTATTATTCCTGCTATATTTCATCCCGTCTTTTTTTCAGTTGCTCTTGTGACCGCTGCTCAACTTGTCCCACCAGACAAGAGTACTAAGGCAGTTACAAAGGTTTTCGCCGGAATCACAGTCGGGTTTGCTTTCGGTGTGCCTTTGACTTCTTATCTCGCGGACAAAATATCGTTAGAAGTTGGTTTTCTGTTTGGTGCTGTTGTAAGTATAATTGCCTTTTTAGGGATACTCGCTTGGCTTCCTTCCATGCCTGTTAAAGAAAAAATGTCTTATGGCAAGCAGCTTGGTATATTACGTAAACCCCTATTATGGTTAAATATAGTGACAGTTATTTTTATATTTGCAGCGATGTTTTCTGTATATAGTTACTTTGCTGAGTATCTTGGTCAAGTAACACATATGAATGGGTCATGGATTAGTATCATGTTAATGACCTTTGGTATAGTCATGATTTTTGGGAATTTTTTATTTGGGGGCCTTTTACATAAAAGCATTCCAAAGACCGTCATCATGTTTCCTCTGCTATATGCGGTAACTTACTTCTACGTTTATTTTCTAGGATCTTATTTCATTCCAATGATTATTATCATAATTATTTGGGGGGTAGTGCATTCCGGCGGACTCATTATCAGTCAAGCATGGTTAACGAGCGAGACGAAAGAAGCTCCCGAATTTGGTAACAGCTTGTTTATTTCATTCTCCAATCTTGGAATTACAATAGGTACTTCTATCGGTGGTTGGTTTATTTCTCGCTCAGGTATACATGAACTCATTTGGATTGGGATTATTTTTTCCCTGCTTGCTTTCTTATCGATCATAATCAAAATAAAAATTTCCAACTTAAACGTAGCAGAAGCTAAGCTGGGTGATTAA
- a CDS encoding ABC transporter permease — protein sequence MDFIRIRFLTMLAYRINYYSGILIYSLNIGVNYFTWMAIYGNGDSLGGFTATQMTSYVAVSWMARAFYFNNLDREISTDIRDGSIAIQFIRPYNYVLVKMMQGLGEGMFRFLLFMIPGMAIAMLLFPVQLPTAPSAWAGFLVMLFFSFLINSQINIITGLSAFFVENNEGMMRMKRVIVDLFSGLIVPISLFPDWLSSILKVLPFQAITYLPGSVFTGRVQGVGIWNVLGIQIVWFLALLIPIVWLYHAARQRLFVQGG from the coding sequence ATGGATTTTATACGCATCCGGTTCCTTACCATGCTTGCTTATCGGATTAACTACTACTCAGGTATTCTTATCTATTCCTTGAATATCGGGGTTAACTATTTCACATGGATGGCCATCTATGGGAATGGGGATTCACTTGGTGGCTTTACCGCAACGCAAATGACGTCTTATGTTGCTGTTTCTTGGATGGCACGTGCGTTTTATTTTAATAATCTAGATCGTGAGATTTCTACGGATATACGAGACGGAAGCATCGCTATTCAGTTTATAAGGCCTTATAACTATGTCTTAGTCAAAATGATGCAAGGACTCGGAGAGGGCATGTTCCGCTTCCTCTTGTTTATGATTCCCGGTATGGCTATAGCGATGTTGTTGTTCCCGGTTCAATTACCGACAGCACCATCTGCTTGGGCGGGTTTTCTTGTAATGCTCTTTTTCAGCTTTTTGATTAATTCACAGATCAATATTATTACGGGGCTCTCGGCCTTCTTTGTTGAGAATAATGAGGGCATGATGCGAATGAAGCGGGTAATTGTTGATCTGTTCTCCGGTCTGATCGTGCCGATCAGTCTGTTTCCTGACTGGCTATCTTCTATACTTAAGGTGCTGCCGTTTCAGGCGATTACTTACTTGCCGGGCTCAGTGTTTACGGGACGAGTGCAAGGGGTTGGGATTTGGAATGTACTGGGGATCCAGATCGTTTGGTTCCTGGCCTTACTGATTCCAATTGTCTGGTTATATCATGCGGCGCGGCAGCGTCTCTTCGTGCAGGGAGGTTGA
- a CDS encoding ArsR/SmtB family transcription factor: MEPLMIFKALSNETRSQIMMWLKTPEEFFDEKPYLQQGLSFRIGICVGDIQAKAGLAQSVISSYLLTMQKAGLLESERIGKWTYYRRNEKTIQEFSEYIKQKL; the protein is encoded by the coding sequence ATGGAACCTTTAATGATATTTAAAGCTTTATCTAACGAGACACGTAGTCAAATTATGATGTGGTTAAAAACTCCAGAGGAATTCTTTGATGAAAAGCCTTATTTACAACAAGGCCTGAGTTTTCGAATTGGTATATGCGTGGGAGATATTCAAGCTAAAGCGGGACTTGCACAGTCTGTTATCTCGAGTTACTTGTTGACTATGCAAAAAGCTGGTTTGTTGGAATCTGAGCGAATTGGGAAGTGGACGTATTATCGTCGGAATGAGAAGACAATTCAAGAGTTTTCCGAGTATATTAAACAGAAACTATAA
- a CDS encoding ABC transporter permease subunit produces MRIIMGMTWKELLRKRVMVLTLLMTVVFLIGFWFIAGTIGQSTMSQGSSIPTGEELLMRFTNGLFILSFGFFFGAFVIAFLAIFSSFSAISGEAEQGVMQALLPRPIPRWKWYAGRWLGYVTLGIGYALILFISILLITQVHAAIPRDGLALFKSFLLFASIVPLLITISMLGSGFFSALGNGVFMTMLYGAGWLGGMIDKVSSSLLSEPAALSTLNNMTGIMSLLMPVDGLQRRMTAELFSINEMSGMFNGSSSSFGLVNFASVPSNTFIVYAIFYTLLAFLIGLYRFQRKDL; encoded by the coding sequence ATGAGAATTATAATGGGGATGACCTGGAAGGAATTGCTGCGTAAAAGAGTAATGGTGCTGACATTACTAATGACCGTGGTCTTTCTTATTGGGTTTTGGTTTATTGCGGGTACAATCGGACAAAGTACTATGTCTCAAGGATCGAGTATTCCTACTGGAGAAGAACTCCTTATGCGTTTTACTAATGGTTTATTTATTTTATCGTTTGGATTTTTTTTCGGGGCCTTTGTAATTGCTTTTTTAGCAATATTTAGTTCATTCTCCGCCATTTCAGGTGAGGCAGAGCAGGGTGTGATGCAAGCCTTGCTTCCAAGACCCATTCCACGCTGGAAATGGTATGCCGGTCGCTGGCTTGGTTATGTAACATTGGGGATAGGGTATGCGCTTATTTTATTTATTTCTATATTGCTAATTACTCAAGTCCATGCCGCAATTCCGAGAGATGGATTAGCGCTATTCAAATCTTTCCTGCTCTTTGCCTCTATCGTACCGTTGCTGATAACTATTTCTATGCTGGGTTCAGGATTCTTTTCGGCACTTGGGAATGGGGTATTTATGACTATGCTTTATGGTGCTGGATGGCTAGGAGGAATGATTGACAAGGTAAGCAGTTCTTTACTATCTGAGCCTGCAGCGCTTAGCACTTTAAATAATATGACAGGTATAATGTCGTTACTAATGCCTGTAGATGGATTACAGCGTAGAATGACTGCTGAATTATTTAGCATTAACGAAATGAGCGGGATGTTTAATGGTTCCAGTAGTTCATTTGGGTTAGTAAATTTCGCCTCAGTCCCATCCAATACATTTATCGTATATGCGATCTTCTATACGCTACTGGCATTCTTAATCGGATTGTATCGTTTTCAACGGAAGGATTTATAG
- a CDS encoding winged helix-turn-helix transcriptional regulator — MNDFNMCPRFEKAVDLLSKRWVALIVFVLMPGPRRFGEIESCLSNLSGKVLSDRLKEMEIEGIIERTVYPEMPVRIEYSLTPKGTALAPILGEIGNWSTDWIELGVTN; from the coding sequence ATGAATGATTTCAACATGTGTCCTCGCTTTGAAAAAGCGGTAGACTTGCTAAGTAAACGTTGGGTCGCGCTGATCGTTTTCGTGCTTATGCCAGGTCCACGTCGTTTTGGCGAAATTGAAAGCTGTCTGTCTAATCTAAGTGGTAAAGTGTTATCTGACCGATTAAAAGAAATGGAAATCGAAGGTATTATTGAGCGAACCGTATATCCAGAAATGCCCGTACGCATTGAGTACTCCCTTACTCCAAAAGGTACCGCGTTGGCTCCTATACTTGGTGAAATTGGAAATTGGTCTACAGACTGGATTGAGCTTGGTGTTACAAATTAA